One Fusobacterium nucleatum genomic window carries:
- the rfbC gene encoding dTDP-4-dehydrorhamnose 3,5-epimerase, whose protein sequence is MVKKIETEIENLFIIEPQIFKDSRGYFFESYNYNTFKEIGINNIFVQDNHSKSLKGVLRGLHFQKEENSQAKLVRVLKGAILDIAIDLRKNSKTFGKYIAVELNDKNKEILFIPKGFAHGFLSLENDTEIFYKCDNFYNPQNEAGIIWNDSDLNIDWKFEKYNIDKNKLIISEKDKKNMSFKEYKKINGIE, encoded by the coding sequence ATTGTTAAAAAAATAGAAACAGAAATAGAGAATTTATTTATTATAGAACCACAAATCTTTAAAGATAGTAGAGGCTATTTTTTTGAAAGTTATAACTATAATACCTTTAAAGAAATTGGGATAAATAATATTTTTGTTCAAGATAATCATTCTAAATCTTTAAAGGGTGTTTTAAGAGGACTACACTTTCAAAAAGAAGAGAATTCTCAAGCTAAATTAGTAAGAGTATTAAAAGGAGCTATACTTGATATAGCTATTGATTTAAGAAAAAATAGTAAAACTTTTGGAAAATATATAGCAGTTGAATTAAATGATAAAAATAAAGAAATTCTATTTATTCCCAAAGGTTTTGCTCATGGTTTTTTAAGTTTGGAAAATGATACAGAAATTTTCTATAAGTGTGATAATTTCTATAATCCTCAAAATGAAGCAGGAATAATTTGGAATGATAGTGATTTAAATATAGATTGGAAATTTGAAAAATATAATATTGATAAAAATAAATTGATTATTTCTGAAAAAGATAAAAAAAATATGAGTTTTAAAGAATATAAAAAAATAAATGGTATTGAATAG
- a CDS encoding undecaprenyl-diphosphate phosphatase, with protein MNAIILVIILAIVEGITEFLPVSSTGHMILVKKLIGGEYLSENFANTFLIVIQLGAILSVVVYFWKDISPFVRTKKEFILRFRLWLKIIVGVLPAIVIGLLLDDIIDKYFMDNSLVIAITLIAYGVIFIGIEVIYKLKNIKPKVKRFYGLKYRTVFLIGFFQCLAMIPGTSRSGATIIGALLLGLSRPLAAEFSFYLAIPTMFGATALKLFKNGLAFTEMEWSYLALGSAIAFVVAYIVIKWFMGFIKKRSFASFGLYRIILGIIVIYIFL; from the coding sequence ATGAATGCAATTATATTAGTTATTATTCTTGCAATAGTTGAAGGTATTACTGAATTTTTACCTGTTAGTAGTACAGGGCATATGATATTAGTAAAAAAGTTAATAGGTGGAGAATATTTATCTGAAAATTTTGCTAATACTTTTTTAATTGTGATACAATTGGGAGCAATACTTTCAGTTGTAGTTTATTTTTGGAAGGATATAAGTCCTTTTGTAAGAACAAAAAAAGAATTTATTTTGAGATTTAGATTGTGGCTAAAAATTATAGTTGGTGTTTTACCAGCAATTGTTATAGGCTTGTTATTAGATGATATAATAGATAAGTATTTTATGGACAATAGTCTTGTAATTGCAATAACTTTAATAGCTTATGGAGTTATCTTTATAGGAATAGAAGTTATATATAAATTGAAAAATATTAAGCCTAAGGTAAAAAGATTTTATGGTTTAAAATATAGAACTGTATTTTTAATAGGATTTTTTCAATGCTTAGCAATGATACCTGGAACTTCAAGATCAGGTGCGACTATAATAGGAGCTTTACTTTTAGGTTTGTCAAGACCACTAGCAGCTGAATTTTCATTCTATTTAGCTATACCTACTATGTTTGGAGCAACAGCTTTAAAACTTTTTAAAAATGGTTTAGCTTTTACAGAAATGGAATGGTCTTATTTGGCTTTAGGCTCTGCAATAGCTTTTGTAGTAGCATATATAGTTATAAAATGGTTTATGGGCTTTATTAAAAAAAGAAGTTTTGCTTCATTTGGATTGTATAGAATAATATTAGGAATTATAGTAATTTATATATTTTTATAA
- the rfaD gene encoding ADP-glyceromanno-heptose 6-epimerase codes for MIIVTGGAGMIGSAFVWKLNEMGIKDILIVDKLRTENKWLNIRKREYYDWIDKDDLKEWLLYKENADKIEAVIHMGACSATTETDADFLMNNNFAYTKFLWNFCAEKNIKYIYASSAATYGMGELGYNDDVSPEELQKLMPLNKYGYSKKFFDDWAFKQKNQPKQWNGLKFFNVYGPQEYHKGRMASMVFHTYHQYKENGYVKLFKSYKEGFKDGEQLRDFVYVKDVVDIMYFMLTNDVKSGIYNIGTGKARSFMDLSMATMRAASHNDNLDKNEVVKLIEMPEDLQGKYQYFTEAKINKLREIGYTKEMHSLEEGVKDYVQNYLAKEDSYL; via the coding sequence GTGATAATTGTTACAGGTGGAGCTGGAATGATTGGTAGTGCTTTTGTCTGGAAACTAAATGAAATGGGAATAAAAGATATCTTAATAGTAGATAAATTAAGAACAGAAAATAAATGGTTAAATATTAGAAAAAGAGAGTATTATGACTGGATTGATAAGGATGATTTAAAAGAATGGCTGTTGTATAAGGAAAATGCAGATAAGATAGAAGCTGTTATTCATATGGGAGCTTGTTCAGCAACAACAGAAACAGATGCAGATTTTCTGATGAACAATAATTTTGCTTATACTAAATTTTTGTGGAATTTCTGTGCTGAAAAAAATATAAAATATATTTATGCTTCTTCTGCTGCAACTTATGGTATGGGAGAACTTGGGTATAATGATGATGTAAGTCCAGAAGAATTACAAAAATTGATGCCATTGAATAAGTATGGTTATTCAAAGAAATTTTTTGATGATTGGGCATTTAAACAAAAAAATCAACCTAAACAATGGAATGGTCTAAAATTCTTCAATGTATATGGACCTCAAGAGTATCATAAAGGAAGAATGGCTTCAATGGTTTTCCATACATACCATCAATATAAAGAAAATGGATATGTAAAACTTTTTAAATCATATAAAGAAGGATTTAAAGATGGAGAACAATTAAGAGATTTTGTCTATGTAAAAGATGTAGTGGATATAATGTATTTTATGTTAACTAATGATGTAAAATCTGGAATATATAATATAGGTACAGGAAAAGCAAGAAGTTTTATGGATTTATCTATGGCAACAATGAGAGCAGCCTCTCACAATGATAATTTAGATAAAAATGAAGTTGTAAAATTAATTGAAATGCCAGAGGACTTACAAGGGAAATATCAATATTTCACAGAAGCAAAAATTAATAAATTAAGAGAAATAGGATACACTAAAGAAATGCATAGCTTAGAAGAAGGAGTAAAGGACTATGTTCAAAACTATCTAGCTAAAGAAGATTCTTATCTATAG
- a CDS encoding IS1634 family transposase, whose product MFLEKRKVGNNIYLMLIKNNVYFKNGVKKAKKDLVASFGNIANYDNGDPNFFEKLRDNFKKGIALIPELEKYIQPNETFNEISLEDLNQYSEKNVGYLILNNLFNLLGISQVITLEKSRKNINYDILGLLRLLVFTRFLNPDSKIKSFEQKDDFLFPITSSKNYYEIYKVLDILNRKQEAITSAINSNIEKYIDRNASLTYYDVTNYYFEIDKSDEDNQNKKGLRKIGVSKENRKSPIIQMGMFLDENSIPIAYNLFPGNTLDTQTLRPAMKKYIDKYQFKDILIVADRGMISGSNEIHILEEGNDYLFAKSIRKSKKEIKDWVSDEADYISNEVGTFKAKSKIIEIQTKDENGIIHKTKEKILAYWSKDFYQKELNEKQNFIETLEKYAKAPSTIPNSRKRGLDKYIITTQINKKTGKILKTREIREVDLDKLEKENKLMGYYILATSRLEMSDDEMLSTYKGLTKIENCFRILKTDLETRPVYVRTEEHINAHFLICFIALTMMRILQHRVSINIEKNKKIKVWDEGMSSHKIQEALKEFKCLNIDNYCVFRKNKNENIEILLRVLGMENNFKVQDIETLKKNMKFTLSNISR is encoded by the coding sequence ATGTTTTTAGAAAAAAGAAAAGTTGGTAATAATATTTATCTTATGCTTATTAAAAATAATGTATACTTCAAAAATGGTGTAAAAAAAGCTAAAAAGGATTTAGTTGCTTCTTTTGGTAATATAGCTAATTATGATAATGGTGATCCCAATTTCTTTGAAAAACTAAGAGATAACTTTAAAAAAGGTATTGCGCTAATTCCTGAATTAGAAAAATATATTCAACCTAATGAAACATTTAATGAAATATCTTTAGAAGATTTGAATCAATATTCTGAAAAAAATGTCGGTTACTTAATTCTTAATAATCTTTTTAATCTACTTGGTATTTCTCAAGTTATTACTTTAGAAAAATCTAGAAAAAATATTAATTATGATATCTTAGGTTTGCTTAGACTTCTTGTTTTTACTAGATTTCTTAATCCTGATAGTAAAATTAAATCTTTTGAACAAAAAGATGATTTCCTTTTTCCTATTACTTCTTCTAAAAACTATTATGAAATATATAAAGTCTTAGATATATTAAACAGAAAGCAAGAAGCTATCACTAGTGCTATTAATTCTAATATAGAAAAATACATTGATAGAAATGCTTCTTTGACATATTATGATGTAACTAATTATTACTTTGAAATAGATAAATCTGATGAAGATAATCAAAATAAAAAAGGTTTAAGGAAAATCGGTGTTTCTAAAGAAAATAGAAAAAGTCCTATTATTCAAATGGGAATGTTTTTGGATGAAAATTCTATACCTATCGCATATAATCTTTTTCCTGGTAATACACTTGATACTCAAACTTTGAGACCTGCTATGAAAAAATATATTGATAAGTATCAATTTAAAGATATTTTAATTGTTGCTGACAGAGGAATGATATCTGGAAGTAATGAAATACATATTTTAGAAGAAGGTAATGATTACCTCTTCGCAAAAAGTATAAGAAAATCTAAAAAAGAAATTAAAGACTGGGTATCAGATGAAGCAGATTACATCTCTAATGAAGTGGGAACCTTTAAAGCAAAATCTAAAATTATTGAGATTCAGACAAAAGATGAAAATGGAATTATTCATAAAACTAAAGAAAAAATCTTAGCTTATTGGAGTAAAGATTTCTATCAGAAAGAATTAAATGAAAAACAAAACTTTATTGAAACTTTAGAAAAATATGCTAAAGCTCCTTCAACAATACCAAATAGTAGAAAAAGAGGACTAGATAAGTATATAATAACAACTCAGATTAATAAGAAAACAGGTAAAATTCTTAAAACTAGGGAAATAAGAGAAGTTGATTTAGATAAGTTAGAAAAAGAAAATAAATTAATGGGATATTACATTTTAGCTACATCGCGCTTAGAAATGTCAGATGATGAAATGTTATCAACATATAAAGGACTAACAAAAATAGAAAATTGCTTTAGAATTTTAAAAACAGATTTGGAAACAAGACCAGTTTATGTAAGAACAGAAGAACATATAAATGCACATTTTTTAATATGTTTTATTGCATTAACAATGATGAGAATATTACAACATAGAGTATCAATAAATATAGAAAAAAATAAAAAGATAAAAGTGTGGGATGAAGGAATGAGTTCACATAAAATACAAGAAGCATTAAAAGAATTTAAATGCTTAAATATAGATAATTACTGTGTGTTTAGAAAAAATAAGAATGAAAATATAGAAATACTTTTAAGAGTACTAGGAATGGAAAATAATTTTAAAGTTCAAGATATAGAAACATTAAAAAAGAATATGAAATTTACACTATCAAATATATCAAGGTAA
- the fplA gene encoding autotransporter phospholipase A1 FplA, which produces MKKIFFLIYIFLNFSLAYSENIELKSREDVEIENLENQIKVLENKIQTIKKLKNDKNRNDLKVALVLSGGGAKGYAHLGVLRVLEKENIKIDYITGTSIGALVGTLYSIGYSVDEIEKVLDNLNIESFLESGSDLTGLDLDKKETLKKYSFYINFDNELNYSLPKGLRETEELYLVVKNLLKKYENIKNFDNFPIPLRVVATNLNTGETKSFSEGDIAKILTASMAIPTIFEPVEVNNALYVDGLVSRNLPVEEAYDMGADLVIASDVGTPVVKKDNYNILSVLNQMIAIQSSYITKDSKEKATILISPDIKNISATDTTKRKYLIELGEIATQSQIAKLREFPKNSSNNKRTKVQKEKEDYFVINKIEYDPKFDKNTIDILNNIFKNLLNKPISENDIEKKIVDVYNSKYMDKLYYTIEDGVLHLDGEKGHLNRVGVGFNYQTGYGTTFNVGTDLFFSGKFGNNINLNFKFGDYLGADLGTLTYYGIRNRFGILTNISYNESPFFLYDKRRKTAKFMNREAYLNIGVFNQPSNNFMISYGILSKLSSLKQDTGGSLSQNLEYSENQAKTYLRFKYDNLDSISNPMRGIKADLIYNFASSIGKSKSNLYGPAYSIEGYIPINSKSSFIYGLNLASLRGDRIRANQRIRLGGMYTNINNNEFEFYGLNYQEKQVKDLISLTLGFKHKIVYSLYFNTKFNIATFTEDNPLNNNDSRLWKNYSKGLGISISYDSPIGPIEFSVSSDLKHRRPIGSISIGYKLD; this is translated from the coding sequence GTGAAAAAAATATTTTTTTTAATATATATTTTTTTAAATTTCAGTCTTGCGTACTCAGAAAACATTGAATTAAAATCAAGAGAAGATGTTGAAATTGAAAATTTAGAAAACCAAATAAAAGTTTTAGAAAATAAAATTCAAACAATAAAAAAGTTAAAAAATGATAAAAATAGAAATGATTTAAAAGTTGCCTTAGTTTTAAGTGGTGGTGGTGCAAAAGGTTATGCCCATTTAGGTGTTCTAAGAGTTTTAGAAAAAGAAAATATTAAAATTGACTATATTACTGGAACAAGTATTGGAGCTTTAGTTGGAACACTATATTCAATAGGATATAGTGTTGATGAAATTGAAAAAGTTTTAGATAACTTAAATATTGAAAGCTTTTTAGAGTCAGGATCTGACTTGACAGGTTTAGATTTAGATAAAAAAGAAACTTTAAAAAAATATAGTTTCTATATTAATTTTGATAATGAGTTAAACTATTCTCTACCAAAAGGACTTAGAGAGACAGAAGAACTTTATTTAGTTGTTAAAAATCTACTTAAAAAGTATGAAAATATAAAAAATTTTGATAATTTCCCTATACCTTTAAGAGTTGTTGCTACAAACTTAAATACTGGTGAAACAAAGTCTTTTTCTGAAGGAGATATTGCTAAAATTTTAACAGCAAGTATGGCTATACCTACAATTTTTGAACCTGTTGAAGTAAATAATGCACTTTATGTTGATGGGCTTGTAAGTAGAAATTTACCAGTTGAAGAGGCTTATGATATGGGAGCTGACCTTGTTATAGCTTCTGATGTTGGAACTCCTGTTGTAAAAAAAGATAACTATAATATTTTATCAGTCTTAAATCAAATGATAGCTATACAGTCTTCGTATATTACAAAAGATTCTAAAGAGAAAGCAACTATATTGATAAGTCCTGATATTAAAAATATATCTGCAACAGACACTACCAAAAGAAAATATTTAATAGAGCTTGGAGAAATTGCTACACAAAGTCAAATAGCTAAACTTAGAGAATTTCCAAAAAATTCTTCTAACAATAAGAGAACAAAAGTACAAAAAGAAAAGGAAGATTACTTTGTTATAAACAAAATAGAATATGACCCAAAATTTGATAAAAATACTATTGATATCTTAAATAATATTTTTAAAAATTTACTTAATAAACCTATTTCTGAAAATGATATAGAAAAGAAAATTGTAGATGTATATAATTCAAAGTATATGGATAAACTTTATTATACTATTGAAGATGGTGTTTTACATTTAGATGGAGAAAAAGGGCATTTAAATAGAGTAGGTGTAGGTTTTAATTATCAAACAGGTTATGGAACTACCTTTAATGTTGGAACAGATTTATTCTTTAGTGGAAAGTTTGGAAATAATATTAATTTGAATTTTAAGTTTGGAGATTATTTAGGAGCTGATTTAGGAACTCTTACATATTATGGAATTAGAAATAGATTTGGAATTCTAACAAATATCAGCTATAATGAAAGTCCATTTTTCTTATATGATAAAAGAAGAAAAACTGCTAAATTTATGAATAGAGAAGCATATTTAAATATAGGAGTTTTTAATCAACCTAGTAATAACTTTATGATTTCTTATGGTATTCTTTCAAAACTTTCTAGCTTAAAGCAAGATACTGGTGGAAGTTTATCACAAAATTTAGAATATTCTGAAAATCAAGCAAAAACATATTTAAGATTTAAATATGACAATTTGGATTCTATTTCCAATCCAATGAGAGGAATCAAAGCTGATCTTATTTATAATTTTGCAAGTTCTATTGGAAAATCAAAATCAAATTTATATGGACCTGCATATAGTATTGAAGGTTATATCCCTATAAATTCAAAATCATCATTTATATATGGCTTAAATTTAGCTAGTTTAAGGGGAGATAGAATAAGAGCTAATCAAAGAATTAGACTTGGTGGAATGTATACTAATATAAACAATAATGAATTTGAATTTTATGGATTAAATTATCAAGAAAAACAGGTAAAAGACTTAATAAGTTTAACATTAGGATTTAAACATAAGATAGTTTATTCACTATATTTTAATACTAAATTTAATATAGCAACATTTACAGAAGATAATCCTTTAAATAATAATGATTCTAGATTATGGAAAAATTATTCAAAAGGATTGGGAATATCTATAAGTTATGATTCACCAATAGGACCTATTGAATTTTCAGTTTCTTCTGATTTAAAACATAGAAGACCAATAGGAAGTATTTCAATTGGGTACAAATTAGATTAG